Genomic DNA from Podospora pseudoanserina strain CBS 124.78 chromosome 4, whole genome shotgun sequence:
AAATACAGTTACCTTTATAATATTTAGCTTTACTTTTTAAACTACATTAACATTTTATCAAAATAAAACTAAACAAAAAACATTAACTAAATTATTTGTAATGATTTAATTTTTACTTTTAATTTTATGTTTcattttttattatttatagttTTATTGTTAGGGCTTGACAGGTGAGTTCTGCGATAACTCAACAGTTATACCATACCAACTGATTTAATTGTAAGctaagaaagaaaaagagaggaaatTCCAACAGTGCTTGCAAAGCAAAGCTTTTTGACAGGGCAAAGCTTTGACAACTTGCTTTTGCTACCAGAGTCCCAAAGCCCCCATGGCCCGCACGTCCTTGGTATCCAGTCCGTTAGTGTCAGTGTCAAGCCAGTTCCGTGATTTATTTTTTACAGTATATAAAGTtactattaaagtatatttatattGCTAGTATTCTCAATAGTTATTCTTCAAATTTAACTTGTATAAAGATAGCTAGAACATTAACATCTAGTTATTTTATAACTTGAAAAGATTTTTATAGAAATACTATCTACCTATATAGATTTAAGTTTTTAAAAATAGTGAAATATATCTAATATATCTTTTACAAATAAACTTCTAATTTTTGTAAGTACTTTTTAAAATTGTTAATTAAATTCTATATTTTCATAATCTGTTTCAAAATAGTATTCACTTAGAACTCTATACGATTTTTTCTAAAAAGAATTAATGGCTGAGGTTGCTATTAAACTTATTTTCGAAGCCTTCAACGTGTTTTCTTTATAGCTTTTTTCAGTGTTATCCCTTTCTTACCTATTTGTTCTGCTATGCTTTCTTCTGGCCCCTGATCGATAGACATTGTTCCTTTGTTACTGTTGCTTGCCCTTTTGCCTAGTGGTGGGTTCAGTTCTGAACCCCGAGCAACCGCTCCCCGCTTGACTTCGAATATAAGCCCATTTCTGCCTCAATCGGATATTACActttccagcaccaccccctctttTCTCACGGCACTTGTTATCAAACACTGGGAACTCAAATCACCGTCTATCCATAAAGAATGGAGCTGCTCCCGTCCCCGCCAGACCATGGCCGAGTACCACCGTTCTAAGTCATATTATCATCGACTTACCCATCTTAACAGAAGTCCTGCTTTGCTTTCTGTTACATTGACGATGCCTTCCACGAGTCACATCAACATCTGGGCTGTTCTTGCTGCCACAGTCCAACTAACTGCAGGCATTCCTTTGTCACCGGCCGCGACAGACTGCAACCGCGCCGTTCTGGCAGAGGCAGCAGACGCCTATGTTGCTAGCCAGAAAGCTGGCAGCCTGGCTCCCCTGCAAGAATTTGTTGCTAGTGGTTGGGAGTACGAGGAGAACAACGAGCGTATTGATGCAACGAAGTCCGTTCTGACACAAGGATTGGCCATTGACCACCGACGTACTATCTACGACCTCGTCGACTGTGCCACCTTCACCGAGCTCATTGCCGCAAACAACCCACAGCCACATGTGATTGGCACTCAAATCCGCCACGGTGCGGACGGCAAAGTAACCCTCATTGACAGTGTCGCCTCCACAACTGGGTCATGGCTCTTTAATGCTCAAAATACGCTCAAATACGCCCTTCAGGAGAAATGGGACATCATCCCTGAGGGAAAGCGGGACAGCAGAGAGAAGATCAAGGCGGCCGGCGACGCCTACATGTCGATGTGGGATGATGCCAAAGCTTCGAGCCTCGTTCCCTGGGGGGCGCCGTGTgcgaggttggagggcgGCGCTTATACAGGCAGAGGTGATGAGGACACATGCAGGCAAGGAATCCCGACAAACAGTAGCCAGGCACCCAATACGCGCCGCCGCTATGTTATCGACGAGTCTATGGGGTCTGTCAATATTATTTGTGTTTGGGAGCACATGATGAACGCGGCCGACAGTCATGAATTCCGCCTTGAGAACGGAAAGGTACGATATATCCACACTATGACTGAGTGTGGAGGCCGAGTATGCAGGCTGTAGGGAGCAAATAGCGAACTGTAGAGGAGCAGCTATTATTCTGCTGAAGCATGTTCAAGGTCTTGTTAATCGATTGGTTTATGGTGTAAATTAGGTAGGCTTacgaaaagcaaaaaaaccGAGATGCTCCAGGCTTTTAGAAAATCATGATGCTTAGTACCTGTGCTGTGGGAATCGGCTATTCTCATTGTCGAGAGGGGAAGCCCTTGAATATATGTGAAACCTCAAGGCGCATTTGGCATTTGTGTGATGGACCAAACCGGCCTTTCATTATTCCGTCCAACTACCAAGCAACGCCAGACAGATGCTGTCAAGACTGCTATTGTATATACACCACATAAGCATCACCCTCGTATCAGAGAGTCCCCCCAAGACCAGTATCATAAAACTGATACTACGCTAGATCCATACATGCACGCTCAAATAGTGACCAAAATAACTCACTGCCTTCTTAACACCCAAAGAAAGCCGATACATAGAGCTAAAACCTGCCCGAAATCAATCCATGTTTAAAGCCTCCCACTGACAGTGATAGCTACGAACAAAAACTGTGGCTGGACCTCACCAAAAGCTGCACCACCCTATATAGTGCTGGCAGAGATTCTCAAGCTTGGTAGCCTCAATGATCAGCTTATTAACCTGATCTTTAACAAGAAGCTCTTCGTTCGGCTTGAAATCACGACCCGTGAGTTTCTGGGAGACCCGGTCAAGCACTTCGACAGCCCGCGCATTTTGCACCTCCGCGATCTCGATGGGGCCATGGACACCGTCATCGGTTATGCTTGGGAGCGGAGCGGCGGATGAATTTGTACGCGCACGGCTACGCGCCCCGGTCAAGCCTTCGGGACCAGCTTGTGCTGCCAGGAACTCAGTCGGGGCCATCGGAGCTTCCAGTATGGAAGGCCGACGCACCCGTGCTGCCTGGGGCCCGGCAATAGCTTGCTCTCTCTCCGAATTGAAATGTGGTCCAGCGGGACTGGCCGGGTTGGTAAGACGCCACGTGAGTAGCGGGTCGTGAATGAACTAAAGTTACGAGTTAGTACAAGACACGATATGTGGCTATAGGTGGTTCAACTTACAGCCTCGAGAACGGCCATAACGCTCTCCTTATTGTCACGCAAGACTCTCATCACGTGTTCGCATGTAATCCGGAAGCTGCCCTCGATGTTGCTAACCTCCATGGCATAAGTAAGCATGCGGGTAAGCCTAAAAGGCACCCGCTCCGGGTACTTCTCACGCTTCATCGCCACCTCAAAGCAGTCGCCAAAGTCAATGTGAATGATCTTGCCCGTGATGCGGTCCAGCATCAGGTTGCTCGGATGACGGTCGCCCAAGCCCAGGATGTACCCGACCATCGACATGACGCCGAGGGAACGCGTGTAATTAGTTCGCCTGTCTAACCAGGCTTCAGAGCTCTTGCTCTTCAGCCACAAGACCCGGTACAGATCCTGACCCGTTGTGTTATCAAGGGCATACCCAAACACTTCCACCTTCTGCATGAGTGTGAGGTTATCGTAGTCGGGCGCCATCTGAAGCATGATCCGATGCTCGATGTTAAGGAGAATCTTTCTTGACTCCCGATAATCACGGATAAGCTGGTGGATCGTGTCGCTGTCTGGGACCCAGCCGAGAAGACCCGAGTTCTGCGACAGCGGAATAGCCGGGTAACGTTGGATGTTGAGATGGCGCTTGTAGCATTCCGAGTCGTTGGCCAAGAGCGTGTTGCAGAGGCCGAAGAGCTGCATGACACGCTCATCCTGCCTGATGTCCTCATGACCTTTGAGCAAGAAAGTGTACGTCTTACCGTCACTTCCAACAATGTCAAGTTTTCGCGGACGttgcttgctgctgatgacCGTAAAGGTGCCGTCAAAAGACATGATTCGGACAACCTCTTGGCCGCTGCGATACGTTCCCGGCACCGCGAGCTCCAGGTCCCTGGCCTGGAGCAGGTCCGGAGAGCAGTAGGTCAGCTCCAGTGTGGTCATCTGTGGAAGCTGTCGGCTGATACGACGGAAAACCTGGTAGTACAAGTCCCAGGCTTGGTTCAGGTCATTGACGTCCTCTGTTTCGCGATATTGCCGGCACCACTCGCGAGCCTCACCCAGATCACGGCCGAACGTCTGTGTAAATGAAACCTCCCGGAGGGTTTGAGGGCCCTTTTCGAGCAGGTCGTGAAGGGGCTCGAGGGCATCAAACATTCCCTTGATATTGTGATCGCCAAAGTAGAGCCGGGAAGCCTCCTCCAGACCCTCATGCCATAGCTCGTGCCAGAGGACCGCGGTCCTAATAAGCTCGCGGCTCACCGTCTCTGCCTGCTCGACCAGCTTATAACTGTGCTGACGGATTGCCTCCATAATGACGCTGGCGGTCTTGGACCTGCGCGTGCTTTGTCGCGACTTCATGGCAACCGTCAAGGGGTAGACTAACGCCTGGGGGTGCGCACGACCGACATCAGACAACAGACCATGGATCGACGCCTGAACCTTCTTGTTAGGTTGGGTAATGCGAGCGATCAACTGTGGAATGACCTCAAGCCAGGTATCGACGCTGACACGATTGAAGCCCTCTGTCACACCACTGGCAACATCGGGGTTGCCACCATATGTAAGCCAGAGCGTGAGCAAACGCAGCGTGTCTTGCAAAGAGCTTCCCGAAGAGAGCGAAATAGACTCGAAAAAGCCATGCACAGCAGGCACGGCATACTGGATGATGACGCCGCTGTCTAGGTCCTTGCGAGATCCTAGGGCCTGCACCACTTCGAAGTTGGCCAAGGCCCAGGCATGCCAGGCCTTGTACCAGCGGCGATGATAATAGGTGGCCTTGTAGTAGCAGGAGAGAATGTCTTTGCGCCGTGTGTATTGCCAATCGTCCTTGTTCAGGGCAATCATCCAATCGCCCTGGCGGAGGTAGCACTTGGCAAGCAGCACCGTTTGTTCTGTCCAGTGACGCTGCACATCCGGGCTGAGTAATGCCGCCTCGTCGAACTCGGAAAAGGTAGAGGCCTGATGTAAGCCGTCAATTGCACCGTTACCGGCCTGGGTGGAAGCGGCTAGTTGGTGTCTTGCGCTCTCTACCCTGTGGGCCGTCTCGTCAGTGAACTTGCGAAGGCAGTACAGCGTTCTCTCGGCGATGGTTCGGTCAGTGTTTCGCATCGCCGGCTGCAAACCGACCTCCCACTGGTACTTGAGTACTGCATACAGAACCGGAGACGCAAGTCTCTCGGCATCGGGGTCCATGGGGCGGTCGTGCCAGTGAGGGATCACTGTGTCCAGCGGCACATCCGACCCGATAAGCTGTCTCAGTGACTTCTCCGCCAAACCCATCCGTCCAGACTTGCGGCACAAGTTGGCGAACTTAGTCCACATGTGCATGTTCTCTGGTGGCGTGAGCACGAGCGACCGGAGTCGCAGCATGCGCTGCCATACCTCAACGTTTCGCTGGCACCCCTTGAGACGAGTCTCCCATGTTGCCCGCAAACTGGCTTGCTTTTCAGCATCGCACTGCTTGTAGATGATCAATTCTTCCAACTCTGCAAGCATCTGAACGCGCACAACAACTTGGTATGCCCTGTTGTAGGATTCGCTCACGAGGGCGCTCAGCTCTGTATCGAGACCTTCTCGAGCCTGGTCGATGCAGCCCAGGGCTTCTCGGAACTGATTGCGGTGGAGGGCTAAGATGGCGCCGAAGAAGGCGCGGTCTGGTGAGAATCGCTTCATAGACTGCAGGTAGTTATCCATAGAGTCCCATTTCCCGAGCCCCCAGGCAGCCGTGGTGGCAAGGCCTGCGATCATGCGTTGAACCTCTGGTGCCGAGTTTGACCATGTCTTGCCAGCCAGCGAGGCTAGCGAATCCCACTCGCCCAGCGCATGGTAGCAACGCATCTTGCCCATGACGATGTCGACCGGTGTGGGCTGGTCAGGCGGAAGCTCGCGTTCGCGTTGGCAGTAAAAGTTAAGCGCCTCATCCCAGcgctccagcttctcgaaCCAGCTTTCCCGCAGCGTGATCCCGTCCTTGTACGCCTTCACCTTAGTCAAGATACCAATGGCGGCATCAGACTGCTGCAACTGATTGTTGATCACAATCAGGGCTTCGACCGCGTGACTGTTGTGGTCCTGAAGAAACTCGAGTTCCTTGTAATGCAGCGCTTTGGCATAGGCATGACATCTTGCCGCCTCACGTCCCAAGGTTCGAATGTCGATTGGTAGGGCCTTATCATCATGTTCCATGAACTCGGCAAGGTTCAGCAAAAGACCCAGAAGATCAGGAGGCACATTCTCGGATTTGATTGTGTTTTCGATGTTGGTGATCAGTTCCTCCTGCACGAGCATTAGTAAACTTGCCGGGGGATCGCGGTAGCTCACTTCTTGGCCTACCTGAAATTGTTCGTACAGCTCGCTCCAGCATGAGACGAAGGCAGAGTTGAAGAGCTCCCTTGCCAGTGGCTGATAAGTGCTTGCCAAACTGGCGCAAGCTCGGAGTGAGTGATTCGGAGACTCGGAAAGTAACGTCGTGCTAAACTTGCGGAACCACTCGTGCCAGTCGTCTTTAGTAGACTTACCCTTGGTTTCCCAGGCTTGCCGTAAATGCATGGGGTTGAGATCCAATTTCTTGGGCGGGCTGTTTTCAGAGGCATGAAGCTCGACTGCATTGTCCTCGAAGCGCGGCGCGAGGTTAGGCGGTAATGTTTCCCCTTTCTTGAGCTTTTCGACGGCCTTGTCATAGTTGGAGTGTTGGAGGCCGTATGTTGAGATGGTTTTGTGGACGGTGTGTTCAAAGTGCAAATAATCACGCCCCAGTTGCAACATGAGGGCACATAGCGTGTCGAGGGCAGCCACTCTTAGACTTGGTTCGTGGCTGGCAAGGACccgggtgagggggtggatgatttTGGACGCATAGTCGTTGAGATTCACCATGCTCGAGAGCTTGCCAATCGTTTCAATGGCAGACTTGCGCAGAAACATGGGTTGGGCCGAGTTGTCGAAGAGACGTACCAACacggggatgatgaggtgcATATACTCCTCGGCGCTTGAGCCGAACACTAGGAAAGCATGAAAGATCTTTTCGGTCGGTTGccgcttggtggtggtgtccttTTCCAGCAAGCCGAGCATCATCGGGAGGAGACTGGCAAGGTAGACCTTGAACTCGCCCTCTAGGGAGCGTGCAATGGACTCGATCAACGACATGATGGTGGTCTGGAGCGAATATGTCGTGTCCCAATACTCCTGGAGAACCTCGATGATGTCCGGGAGGTAGACCCTGATATGCTGACGGACAATTCCAACAAGCCTACTAAGGTGGTTGAAATAGAAGTCGAGTCGCGTTTGGCTCGAGGCGCGGATCACGGCGATAAAGGCAGGCACCACACGGTCGAGGAACTGGACACACTTGAGCCCAAGCGTGATGAAGATGCTCATGATGGCATCCACCACGTTTCCGTGCCACTGCACCAACGACTGGTCTTTGAGGATCTGGAGAAGGGCATTAATAACAACGGTTGGGTAGTAGTCCTCCTGTGAAGGGGTTAGTCCGCCCATCATGAGGGACACATCAGTTAGTTGGGTTGCTTCGGTTTGCTTCTGTGTGCGCGGCGCGCGATCTTCGACCTGCTGTTCTGGAGTTTTAGCCTTGTTTTTCGACGTTACTTTGCGCTTCTGCTTTTCAACCACTTCAGGAGGGGAGTACGGTCCGAGAAAGAGGGCGACGTTGTCGTTCTCGTCGTCCGAATCATCCGAGTCTTCCATGGTTGGAGTAGCAGAGGACAATGCGCTGAAATGGGCGTGGCGAAGGGGAACAAAAGAACAGTTGCGCTGTACCTGATATTTGTAGGGATCGAGTGCTCCCAGGATGCCCATCACCTTGATGGTTTCCTGTCGTAAAAGCCCGCGCTGAGGCTCGCCCCGGATGATGGACTGCAGGATCTCAAGAAGTTGGGGATACTCGAGGTAGGGTTTGATGACATAGCCTGTGTTACTGGCCAGCTGACCGAGGGTATGCAGGGCTGCCTCCCGTTTAACTGGTGCGCTTTGATCCTGCAATGCgtcaatgatgatgggcatGAGATCCTTCTTGTAGTTTAGCAtctcttctccaccaacgGTGCACAGTTCCCCGAGTGCTTGGAGGACAGTCGCAGCAACGGACGGGATCGGGTCGCGAGCTTTTGGCAGCAACACTTGGGTGATGGAGTTGACGTATGGTTTGACCAGCTCCTGAGCGTGCCGTGTGAGAAGACTGAGTAATCTTGAGCTTTCCTCCTTGCTCCGAGCCACATCTGTGTATTCAAGCTCTGTCAACATCTGAATGATGGTTTTTCGCAGCTGGGGGATAACATAGGCGGGATTGTGGCGAGCCAACCGGCCTATGATGGACACGGCCACCTCCCTGACGGCAAACTGTTCATCGTGGAGGGCGAAGAACAAGGTGCGTATATTCTCAGCCTTGGCGAGATGCTGGTCAAATCGCTCGTCAAGGGCTGCTAGCAACGTCTGCCGTATTTTGGGTTCGGGATCCGAAACACCCACAGTCAGGAGTCTCTCGATGACATCGGCGACCACCTGGAGGGCATGATAGCTTGTCTGGTTGACGATTGGGTCACGCACATAGAGCTGGCAGCAGGTAAGGGCAGCAGCCTCACGTGTTTCTGggtcatcatcttcgacgTATTTGATAGCGACGTCGCGGACGAATTCGTTCAAGACATGGCCTTGAAAATCAAAGCTGCCGAGCGTGTTGAGGGCCAACTTGACTTCATCCTTTGTCCGCTGGTGAGCAAGGGGGTCCTTTGGGTCTTTGGGAATATGAGGTATGGAAGCGAGCGAGTTTGGATGGGGTGCACCCAGAGGTCTGAAGGGTTCGCCGCAGAGAACTTTGCTCAGCATGTCCAACAGGCGCTCTTGAATGGTGGCTTTGACTGGGGGGATGTAGAACGCCATATCGACAAGGGCCTGTGTCAGTTTTGGCGTGAGCTCGCAGGCGAAGATGGGATCAAGAAGTGCCTCCATATACTTGCTCATTGTCTGACCCACGGCGACGGCCAATCGACTGATGCAGTCAAAAACAGGATCGACCGAGCTTCGTTTCCGGGACTGTACACTGAGACCCTCGCGAATATGGATGAGAACGCCGTCTAAATAGGGTGTGATTGCGCTCTTGACCGAGTTGGCGATGTTGCCAATGGCAAGAAAGGCGTCGTTGCggtccttgtccttcttcagcaTGCCCCCAAGATACACCATAAACATGTGCAAATAGCTCGCCGAGAACTCTGTCGGTGCATAGTTGGCCAGGTCCGGGATCAAAAGCACAACCGTCTTGCGGATGGCGGGATCGCGCGCGTCTTTGTGGCGGAAGACAATCTCACAGGCCTCTTGGTAGTGAGCCTGCATGTACATGCCACCCTGTTCAAGCAGCTCCTTGAGCACAAGAAGCGAGGCATGGATAAACTCAACCGTGTTGATCTTGAGCCCCTTGATCGCCTCGTTGAGCATCTTATCCATCCAgtccttcttcagctcctgGTCTCGCTCACGAATGATTTTGAAACAGGCGCTAACGGTCTCACTGGCAGTCTCGCGAATCAAGAGACGGGAGTCACGAAGGCCAATCCAAATCTGTTCAAAGACGTAGCCCACATAGTTGTACATCAACGTAGGCGTGTTTCTGGCCAGCTCGCGAAGCACCAAGACTGCTGAGTACCGCCGTTCCTCGATTCGGTCAGACTGTAGCCACTCAAGCGCTGTTTGAACTTCGGAATCGACCAGTTCGGAAATCAAGGAACCGCCTGGCTTGCATAGTTTTCCAAGGACGACAGCGGCCGGCTGCATAGAGTTGATATCGCGGCCACGCAGGATACTGCCAATGTAGTTCTGGAAGCGGGTGTACTTCAAGGCTGGTTCTATGCCGTCAAAATCGACCAACGCATCCAGGATGTAAATTCCACCAAGACGGTCATACGTATCGGGACCTTGTATCAATAGATTCGTACGCTGATTGACATTATCGAAGAAGCGCTGGAACTGTTCGGCACCCATCTCTAATATCTCATTAGTACCTAGAGTCACTCTTGTAACACAGACTTGGAAATAGCCTCACCCTGCTTGGCAGCATTGACCAGGTCTCTGATTTGGCGCGCGGCCCGTTTCCTTTGGTTTTCATCATAGTTTCTGCAATGCAAGCCAAACATTAGCAAGAAAGTAGCATGGAGCGCTCAGCAAACGCAAACACGAACCGATTCCTGATCTCCTTGATGTGCTGGTCCAGCGAGGTAGCTGTCTGATCTTTGACGGCGGACATCTTGTCCAGCCCTGGCGGTTTCTGCCGTTCTCCTCCTGAGGGTAGTGGATGGCCTCGACAAGCAAGCGCTACGCCGATCGCCGACAACCCATAGTCGGTCGACGAAGAGAGCCGCAAGAAGGGCCAGGTTTTTGGGCTGCGAGTCCGCTTCCAAAAGAGAGAACTTGGGAATGGCCGAGGGACTGTGGTCGTGAGACACGTCGCGGGAGGTCAGACTCGGGGTCTTTTGGGTGGAAGGCTGAGTGAGAGTATGGATGCTGGCGGGACGGGGACGGCGTCCAAGTTATGTATAGGGTGCCACAGCGAGAGGTAGAGAAGGAACTTCGTCGTTGGGGCCGGGCGCGCGTTGGGTTGAATAAATGCAGGCAGGGTTTTGAGACAAAggtggctggctggttgagaggtgaggtgaaaTAATCCGCTGAGATGGCGTCGCAGGAGAGGCTGCATCACCTGCACCCTTCTAATGCTTGTCCAAACCAAGAAGCTTAGGTCGGACGGAGGACTGGGTGTCGTTGGTCGGCAGCGCAGTTGAGTTGCACTGGGACCCCACTCTTACAACGCTGTCACTAGGGCGAATGCATGCTAGTGCCCGTTTTGGCGTGCTGGGAAGACGGTACTGGTCTGCGGCAAACCTGCCATGCTGcactcctcaacaccaagtaTTCAGAtcctcaacttcaacttTCCACCACAGAAATCAAACCCACTAGCCTTGCGCTCTCAACGAACTTACTCTTAGACAGCTCTTACCATGGGAAACGATGGAGGCTCCATTCCCAAGAGGCGCGAATTGGTCAAAGACGCAGCCCGCGCGCCAACAGTAAGCGAGCTCAAAGCAACCGCACACGAGAGTCTCAACCACGCTTGGACTCATGATCCCCTCACCTCGGAGCTTCTGGATCTCGAAAATGCTGTGTCTGACTGGCGTGGCCGCCTCTACAACTACGAGTCCATTCTCAAGGGCCTGATGCCGGGCGACAGCGATG
This window encodes:
- a CDS encoding hypothetical protein (EggNog:ENOG503PAJW), giving the protein MAEYHRSKSYYHRLTHLNRSPALLSVTLTMPSTSHINIWAVLAATVQLTAGIPLSPAATDCNRAVLAEAADAYVASQKAGSLAPLQEFVASGWEYEENNERIDATKSVLTQGLAIDHRRTIYDLVDCATFTELIAANNPQPHVIGTQIRHGADGKVTLIDSVASTTGSWLFNAQNTLKYALQEKWDIIPEGKRDSREKIKAAGDAYMSMWDDAKASSLVPWGAPCARLEGGAYTGRGDEDTCRQGIPTNSSQAPNTRRRYVIDESMGSVNIICVWEHMMNAADSHEFRLENGKVRYIHTMTECGGRVCRL
- the TOR1 gene encoding phosphatidylinositol kinase-related protein kinase tor1 (COG:L; EggNog:ENOG503NU9I) gives rise to the protein MSAVKDQTATSLDQHIKEIRNRNYDENQRKRAARQIRDLVNAAKQEMGAEQFQRFFDNVNQRTNLLIQGPDTYDRLGGIYILDALVDFDGIEPALKYTRFQNYIGSILRGRDINSMQPAAVVLGKLCKPGGSLISELVDSEVQTALEWLQSDRIEERRYSAVLVLRELARNTPTLMYNYVGYVFEQIWIGLRDSRLLIRETASETVSACFKIIRERDQELKKDWMDKMLNEAIKGLKINTVEFIHASLLVLKELLEQGGMYMQAHYQEACEIVFRHKDARDPAIRKTVVLLIPDLANYAPTEFSASYLHMFMVYLGGMLKKDKDRNDAFLAIGNIANSVKSAITPYLDGVLIHIREGLSVQSRKRSSVDPVFDCISRLAVAVGQTMSKYMEALLDPIFACELTPKLTQALVDMAFYIPPVKATIQERLLDMLSKVLCGEPFRPLGAPHPNSLASIPHIPKDPKDPLAHQRTKDEVKLALNTLGSFDFQGHVLNEFVRDVAIKYVEDDDPETREAAALTCCQLYVRDPIVNQTSYHALQVVADVIERLLTVGVSDPEPKIRQTLLAALDERFDQHLAKAENIRTLFFALHDEQFAVREVAVSIIGRLARHNPAYVIPQLRKTIIQMLTELEYTDVARSKEESSRLLSLLTRHAQELVKPYVNSITQVLLPKARDPIPSVAATVLQALGELCTVGGEEMLNYKKDLMPIIIDALQDQSAPVKREAALHTLGQLASNTGYVIKPYLEYPQLLEILQSIIRGEPQRGLLRQETIKVMGILGALDPYKYQQVEDRAPRTQKQTEATQLTDVSLMMGGLTPSQEDYYPTVVINALLQILKDQSLVQWHGNVVDAIMSIFITLGLKCVQFLDRVVPAFIAVIRASSQTRLDFYFNHLSRLVGIVRQHIRVYLPDIIEVLQEYWDTTYSLQTTIMSLIESIARSLEGEFKVYLASLLPMMLGLLEKDTTTKRQPTEKIFHAFLVFGSSAEEYMHLIIPVLVRLFDNSAQPMFLRKSAIETIGKLSSMVNLNDYASKIIHPLTRVLASHEPSLRVAALDTLCALMLQLGRDYLHFEHTVHKTISTYGLQHSNYDKAVEKLKKGETLPPNLAPRFEDNAVELHASENSPPKKLDLNPMHLRQAWETKGKSTKDDWHEWFRKFSTTLLSESPNHSLRACASLASTYQPLARELFNSAFVSCWSELYEQFQEELITNIENTIKSENVPPDLLGLLLNLAEFMEHDDKALPIDIRTLGREAARCHAYAKALHYKELEFLQDHNSHAVEALIVINNQLQQSDAAIGILTKVKAYKDGITLRESWFEKLERWDEALNFYCQRERELPPDQPTPVDIVMGKMRCYHALGEWDSLASLAGKTWSNSAPEVQRMIAGLATTAAWGLGKWDSMDNYLQSMKRFSPDRAFFGAILALHRNQFREALGCIDQAREGLDTELSALVSESYNRAYQVVVRVQMLAELEELIIYKQCDAEKQASLRATWETRLKGCQRNVEVWQRMLRLRSLVLTPPENMHMWTKFANLCRKSGRMGLAEKSLRQLIGSDVPLDTVIPHWHDRPMDPDAERLASPVLYAVLKYQWEVGLQPAMRNTDRTIAERTLYCLRKFTDETAHRVESARHQLAASTQAGNGAIDGLHQASTFSEFDEAALLSPDVQRHWTEQTVLLAKCYLRQGDWMIALNKDDWQYTRRKDILSCYYKATYYHRRWYKAWHAWALANFEVVQALGSRKDLDSGVIIQYAVPAVHGFFESISLSSGSSLQDTLRLLTLWLTYGGNPDVASGVTEGFNRVSVDTWLEVIPQLIARITQPNKKVQASIHGLLSDVGRAHPQALVYPLTVAMKSRQSTRRSKTASVIMEAIRQHSYKLVEQAETVSRELIRTAVLWHELWHEGLEEASRLYFGDHNIKGMFDALEPLHDLLEKGPQTLREVSFTQTFGRDLGEAREWCRQYRETEDVNDLNQAWDLYYQVFRRISRQLPQMTTLELTYCSPDLLQARDLELAVPGTYRSGQEVVRIMSFDGTFTVISSKQRPRKLDIVGSDGKTYTFLLKGHEDIRQDERVMQLFGLCNTLLANDSECYKRHLNIQRYPAIPLSQNSGLLGWVPDSDTIHQLIRDYRESRKILLNIEHRIMLQMAPDYDNLTLMQKVEVFGYALDNTTGQDLYRVLWLKSKSSEAWLDRRTNYTRSLGVMSMVGYILGLGDRHPSNLMLDRITGKIIHIDFGDCFEVAMKREKYPERVPFRLTRMLTYAMEVSNIEGSFRITCEHVMRVLRDNKESVMAVLEAFIHDPLLTWRLTNPASPAGPHFNSEREQAIAGPQAARVRRPSILEAPMAPTEFLAAQAGPEGLTGARSRARTNSSAAPLPSITDDGVHGPIEIAEVQNARAVEVLDRVSQKLTGRDFKPNEELLVKDQVNKLIIEATKLENLCQHYIGWCSFW